The Brevibacillus brevis genome contains a region encoding:
- a CDS encoding serine hydrolase domain-containing protein has product MDDLELLLQGWVDNGLLPGAALRIVRDRRIWYACDVGTTSIAKDQRVTPDTMFDLASLTKVTATLPAILLLVQEGVVALDDQIGRFFPDCPADKKRITLAQLLTHTSGMPADLAERRRDSEIDLPELLYAQELIHKPGSRAVYSDLGMIWLGLVIEQATGERLDQFVTRRIFTPLGMTHTVYCPDRFIYRNIASTEYCSLTNAYITGEVHDEKAFAMGGVAGHAGLFSTADDLCRYAMSWLYQDPRLLACEWYELAIRNHAEQAGGCRGYGWELNQASTTLSCGSGLHRKSFGHTGFTGTSMWIDPEQQFAVIFLTNVVHLGRNHQLRQLRPILHDAVTAQLLQT; this is encoded by the coding sequence ATGGACGATCTGGAGCTGCTATTGCAAGGATGGGTGGACAACGGTTTGTTGCCGGGAGCTGCCTTGCGAATCGTGCGTGATCGTCGTATCTGGTATGCGTGTGATGTCGGAACGACGAGTATCGCCAAAGACCAGCGGGTGACGCCGGATACCATGTTTGACCTGGCGTCGCTCACCAAAGTAACGGCGACGCTGCCTGCTATCCTCTTGCTTGTGCAGGAGGGAGTGGTAGCGCTAGATGATCAGATTGGACGATTTTTCCCCGATTGTCCCGCTGATAAGAAGCGGATCACACTCGCACAGCTGCTTACGCATACATCAGGAATGCCGGCAGATTTGGCAGAGAGAAGACGCGATAGCGAGATCGATTTGCCAGAGTTGTTGTATGCGCAAGAATTGATTCACAAACCAGGGTCCCGTGCAGTTTACAGTGATTTGGGCATGATCTGGTTGGGCCTTGTTATCGAGCAAGCAACAGGAGAGCGCTTGGATCAGTTTGTTACCCGGCGCATCTTCACCCCATTGGGCATGACACATACCGTTTACTGTCCGGATCGGTTTATTTATCGGAATATTGCGTCTACTGAATATTGCAGCCTCACCAACGCCTACATCACAGGCGAGGTTCATGACGAGAAAGCTTTTGCGATGGGAGGGGTTGCCGGACATGCTGGACTCTTCTCAACGGCTGACGATCTGTGCCGATACGCGATGAGCTGGTTGTACCAAGATCCTCGATTACTTGCGTGCGAATGGTACGAACTGGCGATTCGCAATCATGCGGAGCAAGCAGGTGGGTGTAGAGGGTATGGCTGGGAGCTCAATCAAGCTTCCACCACGCTGAGCTGTGGAAGCGGCTTGCATCGTAAGAGCTTCGGGCATACGGGCTTTACTGGTACCAGTATGTGGATCGACCCGGAGCAACAGTTTGCTGTCATCTTTCTTACCAACGTCGTACATCTAGGCCGCAATCATCAGCTTCGGCAATTACGGCCGATTTTGCATGATGCTGTTACGGCCCAGCTTTTGCAGACCTAA
- a CDS encoding MurR/RpiR family transcriptional regulator encodes MLNGGLVSLHAILDQLKPSERKVADYILAHPEDVVKLSVQKLAEYSGVSEATIIRLARSLNMKGYQELKLRVAGDLTKQTAIGSYQEIMMEGSVESIMQAVSWNNIQSIQDTLSVLSNEEVKKAVDVLSVARKIDVYGVGASAVIADDIRQKFSRINLWCEAYSDFHAQLTSAVTLTEKDVVIGISYSGQTEDIIQSLTEAKQQGATIITLTKFGPSPVAELANIRLFTSSVEKSIRSGAMASRIAQLNVIDILFITMISRMQEQVIPLLEKSRLAVSRTKRSST; translated from the coding sequence ATGTTAAATGGAGGGCTTGTCAGCCTGCATGCAATCTTGGATCAATTGAAGCCTTCGGAGCGAAAAGTCGCTGATTATATCCTGGCTCACCCGGAAGATGTCGTGAAGCTTTCTGTCCAAAAACTGGCGGAATATAGTGGGGTTTCCGAGGCGACGATTATCCGTTTGGCTCGCTCTCTTAATATGAAGGGATATCAGGAGCTAAAGCTGCGTGTCGCGGGAGATTTGACGAAACAGACGGCGATAGGCAGCTATCAGGAGATTATGATGGAGGGTTCAGTTGAATCGATTATGCAAGCGGTCAGCTGGAATAATATTCAATCCATCCAGGATACGCTCTCCGTCTTGTCCAACGAAGAAGTAAAGAAAGCAGTCGACGTGCTGTCGGTAGCCAGAAAGATCGATGTCTACGGCGTCGGAGCATCGGCGGTCATTGCCGACGATATCCGGCAAAAATTTTCGCGGATTAACTTGTGGTGCGAGGCTTATTCGGATTTTCACGCACAATTGACGTCGGCCGTCACGTTGACGGAAAAAGACGTGGTCATCGGCATATCTTATTCAGGACAGACCGAAGACATTATTCAATCGTTGACGGAGGCCAAGCAGCAAGGAGCGACCATCATTACCCTGACCAAATTCGGTCCCTCGCCTGTAGCCGAACTAGCCAACATCCGGCTGTTCACCAGCTCGGTAGAAAAAAGCATTCGCAGCGGAGCCATGGCTTCACGCATTGCCCAATTAAACGTCATCGATATTTTGTTTATTACTATGATCAGCAGGATGCAAGAGCAAGTCATTCCCCTGTTGGAAAAATCAAGGCTTGCTGTCAGTCGGACGAAACGCTCATCGACGTAG
- a CDS encoding amidohydrolase: MKTLLIKDCMIVTMVEGEKPFLGDIWIVDSRIAKIGSSLEEEADRVILAKNRVAMPGLINAHNHASMSLLRSFSDDLKLMDWLDKKMLPAEARMTREDVYWGTTLGIAEMIASGTTAFADMYVHMDAVAQAVLDSGIRASLTRGMVFLEDDGGRRMAEALDLIDNWTGSGDGRITTMLGPHAPYTCPPKPLQGVIELARKRQIPLHIHLAETIEEGEKIRAKYNQTPTEYLHELGMFHDTHVLLAHAVHLNESDVALLRGMRGGVAHNPVSNLKLGCGIAPVRELIEAGVTVGMGTDGAGSATTLDMFAEIKAATWMQKLKHGDPTVLPAEAALRMATIESAKLLAIDHEVGTLEAGKRADLILIDLDKPHLQPVHDIPALLAYSVTGADVDTTIVNGEILMHQRQFQTLHWEEIKREATARASRLVEGL, translated from the coding sequence ATGAAAACGTTACTGATTAAAGACTGCATGATAGTGACGATGGTTGAGGGAGAGAAGCCATTTCTCGGGGATATTTGGATCGTGGATAGTCGAATCGCCAAAATCGGATCATCCCTTGAAGAAGAAGCCGACCGTGTCATACTGGCTAAAAATAGGGTAGCGATGCCCGGTCTCATCAACGCGCACAACCATGCCAGCATGTCCTTGCTGCGTTCTTTTTCCGATGACCTCAAGCTGATGGATTGGTTGGACAAAAAGATGCTCCCGGCTGAAGCCCGAATGACAAGAGAAGATGTCTACTGGGGAACGACACTCGGGATTGCGGAAATGATCGCCTCTGGCACGACCGCTTTTGCCGATATGTACGTGCATATGGATGCTGTTGCCCAAGCGGTACTTGATTCCGGTATACGTGCTTCCTTGACACGCGGCATGGTCTTTCTCGAGGATGACGGAGGACGACGAATGGCCGAAGCCTTAGACCTTATCGACAACTGGACGGGGTCTGGCGATGGCAGAATCACGACGATGCTCGGTCCACACGCTCCTTATACGTGCCCGCCGAAGCCTTTGCAAGGAGTCATCGAGCTTGCCCGCAAGCGCCAAATCCCGCTCCACATCCATCTGGCTGAAACGATTGAGGAAGGAGAGAAAATCCGGGCCAAGTACAATCAGACTCCCACGGAGTATTTGCATGAACTGGGCATGTTCCACGATACGCACGTCTTGCTCGCGCATGCTGTTCATTTGAATGAATCCGATGTTGCACTTCTTCGCGGGATGAGAGGCGGTGTCGCACATAATCCTGTCAGCAATTTGAAGCTCGGCTGCGGCATCGCCCCTGTCAGAGAACTGATCGAGGCTGGGGTCACTGTCGGGATGGGAACAGATGGTGCTGGCAGTGCTACGACTCTCGATATGTTTGCCGAGATCAAAGCCGCGACTTGGATGCAAAAGCTCAAGCACGGTGATCCGACGGTACTGCCTGCCGAAGCGGCATTGCGCATGGCTACCATCGAAAGTGCAAAGCTGCTTGCGATCGATCACGAGGTCGGAACCTTGGAAGCCGGGAAGAGAGCTGACCTCATCCTGATCGATCTGGATAAACCTCATCTACAGCCTGTCCATGACATCCCTGCCCTGCTTGCCTATAGCGTGACAGGAGCCGATGTGGATACAACCATTGTGAACGGAGAAATTTTGATGCATCAGCGCCAATTCCAAACCCTCCATTGGGAGGAAATAAAGAGAGAAGCGACAGCGCGAGCTAGCCGACTCGTAGAAGGTCTGTAA
- a CDS encoding TspO/MBR family protein — MRLVHNSLLFLAGVVLYSLGGLAFPDGGAWYDSLAKPDGTPPIYLFRIIWLILYGLIAWSLLILIRTRQIDRELLLLYGINWFFHQLFFVLFIGYQLLVLAALDTILVMYSTWVLIRAIRPHHKIASSLLIPYFMWSVFAMCLAVGFCLLNL, encoded by the coding sequence ATGAGATTGGTGCACAATAGTCTTCTATTTCTTGCGGGAGTGGTCCTCTATTCACTGGGTGGTCTTGCTTTTCCAGACGGTGGAGCCTGGTATGATTCCCTTGCCAAGCCCGATGGAACACCGCCAATCTACTTGTTTCGCATCATCTGGCTCATTTTATACGGACTCATAGCATGGTCGTTACTGATTTTGATTCGAACGAGGCAGATAGACCGCGAACTTTTGCTCCTATATGGAATCAATTGGTTTTTTCATCAACTTTTTTTCGTGTTGTTTATCGGGTATCAACTGCTCGTGTTGGCTGCGCTGGATACCATTTTGGTGATGTATTCGACTTGGGTGTTGATTCGTGCCATTCGTCCCCACCACAAAATCGCATCCTCGCTGCTCATTCCCTATTTCATGTGGAGCGTGTTTGCCATGTGTCTCGCGGTTGGCTTCTGCCTGCTCAACCTGTGA
- a CDS encoding metal-dependent hydrolase produces the protein MLDIRFHGHSSVQVTSEGHSIMIDPFISGSPVAATKLEDISVQYILLTHGHQDHILDAVELAKKNDATIVATHELATYLSWQGVKTISMNLGGSVKLPFGKVKMTQAFHSSGVVLDDEQQIVYMGMPGGFVIELGGKTIYHAGDTGLFGDMKLIGERHNIDLAFLPIGDVFTMGPEDALVAAEWVQADFVVPIHYDTFPPIKQDGEAFVAELAEKDIRGKALKPGETLRLP, from the coding sequence ATGTTGGATATTCGGTTTCACGGACATTCTTCTGTGCAGGTAACAAGTGAAGGGCATTCGATCATGATTGATCCATTTATTTCTGGAAGCCCAGTGGCAGCAACCAAGCTGGAAGACATCTCTGTTCAGTACATCCTTCTGACACACGGACACCAAGATCATATTCTGGATGCGGTAGAGTTGGCCAAGAAAAACGATGCGACAATCGTTGCAACCCATGAGCTTGCTACCTACTTGAGCTGGCAGGGAGTCAAGACCATCTCGATGAATCTGGGAGGCTCTGTCAAACTTCCATTTGGAAAAGTGAAAATGACACAGGCGTTCCACAGCTCTGGTGTCGTACTGGATGATGAGCAACAAATCGTGTACATGGGAATGCCAGGGGGCTTTGTGATCGAGCTGGGTGGAAAAACGATCTATCACGCTGGGGATACAGGACTGTTTGGTGACATGAAGCTGATCGGAGAGCGTCATAATATCGATTTGGCGTTCCTGCCGATTGGAGATGTGTTCACAATGGGACCCGAGGATGCACTCGTGGCTGCCGAGTGGGTGCAAGCCGATTTTGTTGTGCCCATTCATTACGATACATTCCCGCCGATCAAACAGGATGGGGAAGCATTCGTAGCCGAGCTGGCTGAGAAAGACATCAGAGGCAAGGCATTGAAGCCAGGGGAGACATTGCGTCTGCCATAA
- a CDS encoding DUF2642 domain-containing protein yields the protein MAFRDQVKKFEGRNVKVETVDGTFFGRLVEVKSSTITLRENNGNNRTIIRNSKIVAVTEHDGDC from the coding sequence ATGGCATTCAGAGACCAGGTAAAAAAGTTCGAAGGTAGAAATGTTAAGGTTGAAACCGTAGATGGCACTTTTTTCGGCAGATTGGTAGAGGTAAAATCGTCCACCATTACTCTTCGAGAGAACAATGGTAACAACCGCACCATTATTCGGAATTCGAAAATTGTTGCCGTTACCGAACATGACGGTGATTGCTAA
- a CDS encoding MerR family transcriptional regulator — protein sequence MGEVIELLARERTYSGREVAGLLGIGASTLRKWSMLLEQHGYWFLRDSQNRREYRQVDITCLQRFYSLTKDQLIPQDEAARMVATQSSPEPARKETAVAVAFPPVSSHPDLNHTALEELDEKLHALASHVQQQDAAYLALLARVEKQETYITNNLKERDRRLTKAMNDIMDAKIELAKIRDAERKTSIWQKLFRIR from the coding sequence ATGGGAGAGGTTATCGAGTTATTGGCACGGGAGAGAACGTACAGTGGCAGAGAGGTTGCGGGACTGTTAGGAATTGGGGCCAGCACCTTGCGCAAGTGGAGCATGCTCTTGGAACAGCATGGCTACTGGTTTTTGCGGGATAGTCAGAATCGTCGGGAGTACAGGCAGGTAGATATTACGTGTCTTCAGCGCTTTTATAGCTTAACGAAGGACCAACTCATTCCGCAAGATGAGGCTGCCCGAATGGTTGCTACGCAAAGCTCACCTGAACCTGCCCGAAAGGAAACGGCCGTTGCGGTTGCATTCCCGCCTGTTTCCTCACATCCGGATCTGAACCACACTGCTCTTGAAGAGCTGGATGAAAAGCTGCATGCCTTGGCTTCCCATGTCCAGCAACAAGACGCCGCCTACTTAGCGCTGTTAGCACGTGTAGAAAAGCAGGAAACCTATATTACCAACAACCTGAAGGAACGTGATCGCCGCTTGACCAAGGCAATGAATGACATTATGGATGCCAAAATCGAGTTAGCCAAAATCAGAGATGCTGAACGGAAAACATCGATTTGGCAGAAGCTTTTTCGGATTCGCTAG
- a CDS encoding helical backbone metal receptor — MKHAGWKTGMIALLLTGVVGCSNSASPEAPTQQSATSSHPDSSTSSQQAFHTIKISVDEKKAEELLTQFKTQPPTKVVTVSVAITEILNELGVTPVGVPTTSSKLPASLDNVPRIGTSHQPDLEQVAKLQPDVILGPTSIQASIDKKFKPAALPTAYLPVDSIDELKLSTVVLGRLFKQEEKATAFLQSIMEKEKTIIEATKGKSAPKVLFLFGSAESLMVMNENTFVGSLARNLGASNVASDVLKQTETYVPLNMESIVAANPDVILLVAHGDPNAVTKKFEEDVKKNGAWEKLSAFKNGKMKALDYSTFGIASLVKVPAAYEELANILYNE; from the coding sequence TTGAAACATGCAGGATGGAAAACCGGGATGATTGCTTTGCTACTGACAGGTGTAGTTGGATGCAGCAATTCCGCGTCCCCCGAAGCTCCCACACAACAATCTGCTACCAGCTCACATCCGGACTCGTCGACATCAAGTCAACAAGCCTTTCATACAATCAAAATCAGCGTAGATGAAAAGAAGGCAGAAGAGCTACTCACCCAATTCAAAACACAGCCACCTACAAAAGTCGTGACCGTTTCCGTAGCGATTACCGAAATACTGAACGAGCTGGGTGTCACTCCCGTAGGCGTACCGACGACAAGCAGCAAGCTGCCAGCCTCCCTCGACAATGTTCCGCGTATCGGCACTTCTCACCAGCCTGATTTGGAGCAGGTCGCGAAGCTTCAGCCTGACGTCATTCTCGGCCCTACCTCAATCCAAGCGAGCATTGATAAAAAATTCAAGCCCGCTGCGTTACCCACTGCGTACTTGCCTGTAGACTCAATCGACGAGCTCAAACTGTCTACCGTCGTACTCGGACGCCTGTTCAAGCAGGAAGAGAAAGCAACAGCGTTTCTCCAATCCATCATGGAAAAGGAAAAAACCATCATAGAAGCAACCAAAGGAAAATCCGCTCCCAAAGTATTGTTTTTATTTGGTTCAGCCGAGTCCCTTATGGTCATGAATGAAAATACATTTGTCGGAAGCCTTGCCCGCAATCTCGGCGCATCCAACGTCGCTTCCGATGTCCTGAAACAAACCGAAACATACGTGCCGCTCAACATGGAATCAATTGTAGCTGCCAATCCCGATGTCATCTTACTGGTAGCGCATGGCGATCCGAACGCGGTAACCAAAAAGTTCGAAGAAGACGTGAAGAAAAACGGCGCATGGGAAAAACTGAGCGCATTTAAAAATGGCAAAATGAAAGCACTCG